A stretch of the Uranotaenia lowii strain MFRU-FL chromosome 3, ASM2978415v1, whole genome shotgun sequence genome encodes the following:
- the LOC129756470 gene encoding short-chain specific acyl-CoA dehydrogenase, mitochondrial-like, with translation MLSRTVIRSVFTSLKVPRITNHRSIACLAALSETHQMLQKTCRDFTDSEIMPVAGKIDKDHVYPAELVAKVGDLGLMSIVLSEKYGGTGLDYLAYAIAMEEISRGSASIGVTMSIHNSLYLGLLEKYGTEEQRQRFIPGFLDGRKIGCFALSEPANGSDAGAAATTATLKGDRWILNGTKCWISGGYEAANGIVFATTDKSLKHKGISAFIVPMDSQGLSRGKKEEKMGIRGTSTCQLIFEDCEIPKENLLGGKPGYGFKIAMQSLDAGRIGVASQALGIAQASLECAVDYANKRVAFGKPISKLQAIQAKIADMAVRVESARLLIWRAAWLKDNGKQFTKEAAQAKLTASEAATFCAHQCIQVLGGMGYVSDMPAERYYRDARITEIYEGTSEIQRLVIAGQVIKELSG, from the exons ATGCTTTCCAGAACTGTTATTCGTTCTGTTTTTACAA GTTTAAAAGTTCCGAGGATCACAAACCACAGATCGATAGCATGTTTGGCGGCGCTTTCGGAAACGCACCAAATGCTCCAGAAGACATGCCGAGACTTCACCGATAGCGAAATAATGCCGGTCGCCGGCAAAATCGATAAGGATCATGTTTATCCGGCCGAGCTGGTGGCCAAAGTCGGTGACCTCGGGTTGATGTCGATTGTCCTCAGCGAAAAGTACGGCGGTACCGGATTGGACTATCTGGCATATGCGATTGCAATGGAAGAAATTTCCCGAGGATCTGCCTCGATCGGCGTGACGATGTCGATTCACAATTCCCTTTACTTGGGTTTGCTGGAAAAGTATGGCACCGAAGAACAGCGACAACGATTTATACCAGGCTTTTTGGATGGTCGCAAGATCGGGTGCTTCGCGCTATCGGAACCGGCGAATGGATCGGATGCTGGGGCGGCTGCGACTACTGCCACCTTGAAGGGAGATCGCTGGATATTGAATGGTACTAAATGTTGGATTTCAGGAGGATACGAAGCCGCAAATGGAATCGTTTTCGCTACTACTGATAAGTCATTGAAACATAAGGGTATCTCGGCTTTTATAGTTCCTATGGATTCGCAAGGTCTAAGCCGGGGAAAGAAAGAGGAAAAAATGGGCATCCGAGGAACGTCCACATGTCAGTTGATATTTGAGGATTGTGAGATTCCTAAGGAAAATCTGTTGGGCGGCAAACCCGGATATGGGTTCAAGATAGCTATGCAATCTCTGGATGCTGGCCGTATCGGAGTGGCTAGTCAGGCGCTGGGGATTGCTCAGGCATCGTTAGAATGTGCCGTGGATTATGCAAATAAGCGAGTGGCCTTTGGAAAGCCGATCAGCAAGCTGCAAGCTATTCAGGCCAAGATAGCCGATATGGCAGTCCGAGTAGAATCGGCTCGATTACTCATCTGGAGGGCAGCTTGGCTTAAGGACAATGGTAAACAATTCACCAAGGAAGCTGCACAAGCTAAGCTGACGGCATCTGAAGCGGCCACCTTTTGTGCCCATCAGTGTATCCAGGTTCTGGGAGGCATGGGTTATGTGTCCGATATGCCGGCCGAGCGATACTATCGTGATGCAAGAATAACGGAGATCTACGAGGGCACCTCCGAGATTCAACGCTTGGTTATTGCGGGGCAAGTTATCAAGGAACTTTCGGGTTAA
- the LOC129756471 gene encoding short-chain specific acyl-CoA dehydrogenase, mitochondrial-like produces the protein MYAIRNSTRLGTQLWNHGRTIASLAALPETHQMLQKTCRDFADSELVPIAAKIDRDHLYPGDQIQKMGELGLMAVAIDEKYGGTGLDYLAYSIAMEEISRGCASAGVIMSVNNSLYLGPIDRYGNEEQKQKYVAGYTDGKTVGCFALSEPGNGSDAGAASTVATLKGDRWVLNGNKCWITNAYEAESAVVFATTDKALKHKGISAFIVPKSAKGFSLGKKEDKLGIRGSSTAQLIFEDCEIPKENLLGQPGLGFKIAMQTLDAGRIGIASQALGIAQASLECAVDYANKRVAFGKPISKLQAIQSKIADMATNLESARLLTWRAAWLKDNKKPYTKEAAQAKLAASETATFCAHQCIQILGGMGYVSDMPAERHYRDARITEIYEGTSEIQRLVIAGQIIKELS, from the exons ATGTATGCTATCAGGAACAGCACCAGATTAG GTACGCAGCTGTGGAATCATGGCAGAACGATTGCCAGCCTTGCGGCCCTACCCGAAACACATCAGATGTTGCAGAAAACCTGTCGCGACTTTGCTGATAGTGAGCTGGTCCCGATCGCAGCGAAAATTGATCGCGATCACCTCTACCCTGGCGATCAGATCCAGAAGATGGGCGAGCTTGGCTTGATGGCTGTGGCCATCGATGAAAAGTACGGTGGAACTGGATTGGACTATTTGGCATATTCTATCGCCATGGAGGAAATATCGCGAGGCTGTGCTTCGGCCGGCGTGATCATGTCGGTGAATAACTCCCTCTACCTAGGTCCAATCGATCGGTACGGTAATGAGGAACAAAAGCAAAAGTACGTAGCAGGATACACTGATGGTAAAACGGTTGGATGTTTTGCTCTCTCTGAACCGGGCAACGGCTCCGATGCAGGAGCTGCCTCCACAGTCGCCACTTTGAAAGGTGATCGCTGGGTTCTGAACGGAAACAAATGCTGGATCACAAACGCCTACGAAGCGGAAAGCGCTGTCGTATTTGCAACAACCGATAAAGCGCTCAAACACAAAGGCATCTCGGCATTCATTGTCCCCAAAAGCGCTAAAGGATTTTCCCTTGGCAAAAAAGAAGATAAACTTGGCATCCGGGGATCATCCACCGCTCAGTTAATATTTGAAGACTGTGAAATTCCGAAAGAAAATCTCCTCGGTCAACCTGGGCTAGGATTCAAAATTGCCATGCAAACTCTAGATGCCGGACGTATTGGAATTGCGAGCCAAGCGTTGGGTATCGCTCAGGCTTCATTGGAATGCGCAGTGGACTATGCCAATAAGCGTGTTGCATTCGGTAAACCCATCTCCAAGCTACAAGCTATCCAATCCAAAATAGCTGACATGGCAACGAACCTCGAATCGGCCCGCTTGTTAACGTGGCGAGCGGCCTGGCTTAAGGACAATAAGAAACCGTACACCAAAGAAGCTGCTCAAGCAAAACTGGCAGCATCCGAGACGGCCACGTTTTGCGCTCACCAGTGCATTCAGATACTCGGTGGGATGGGATACGTTTCAGATATGCCGGCCGAGCGTCACTATCGAGATGCAAGGATTACGGAAATCTATGAAGGCACCTCCGAGATCCAACGTTTAGTTATCGCTGGACAAATCATCAAAGAATTGTCTTAA